One Etheostoma cragini isolate CJK2018 chromosome 19, CSU_Ecrag_1.0, whole genome shotgun sequence DNA segment encodes these proteins:
- the LOC117962078 gene encoding DNA damage-inducible transcript 4-like protein, giving the protein MVATSTLKTKSSDCISELVDRRHDQACIEKELDFWDHCVAERQRTADVTEDRTCQQLAKMFENCLSRAKKTTLHCSSVLVPEKLTRRIAREVLRLASCEPCGLRGCVLYIHLELDKGCKQLERVVYDSALVPTFELTLVFKQDGTAWPSLRDFLFMGTCFAPTFRHVLKLSPGFRLVKKKLYSSSAGTVVEEC; this is encoded by the exons ATGGTCGCCACCAGCACGTTGAAGACTAAAAGCAGCGACTGTATTTCCGAACTGGTCGACCGAAGACATGACCAGGCTTGCATTGAGAAAG AGCTGGATTTCTGGGATCACTGCGTGGCTGAACGCCAAAGGACTGCAGATGTCACTGAAGACAGAACCTGTCAACAGCTGGCCAAGATGTTTGAGAACTGCCTGTCGCGAGCCAAGAAGACAACGCTGCACTGCTCCTCTGTGCTGGTACCGGAGAAGCTCACGCGGAGAATAGCTCGCGAGGTCCTGCGCCTGGCGTCTTGCGAGCCCTGCGGCCTGCGTGGCTGCGTCCTCTACATCCACCTGGAGCTGGACAAGGGCTGCAAGCAGCTGGAGCGCGTCGTGTACGATAGCGCCTTGGTGCCCACGTTTGAGCTCACTCTTGTTTTCAAGCAGGATGGCACCGCCTGGCCCAGCCTACGGGACTTCCTTTTTATGGGAACCTGCTTTGCCCCGACGTTCAGGCACGTACTTAAACTGAGTCCAGGTTTCCGGCTTGTCAAGAAAAAACTGTACTCCTCCTCGGCTGGTACCGTGGTAGAGGAGTGCTGA